GGTGAGACGTGATGGCCTCAATTGAGGCTCAGCTAGGTCTCAGTCCTTTTGACCAAGGAAATTGCCATTGCCCAATGCAGGCTCCACTTCGCGGTGGGGGCGAGCAATGATGTGAGCAGCAACCAGGCCGTCGCCCACACGCTCGCAAGCATCTGCACCTGCACGCACTGCAGCGTTAACAGCGCCGGTTTCACCGCGGACCAAAACGGTCACATAACCACCGCCGACGAACTCACGACCAATAAGACGCACTTCGGCGGCTTTGGTC
The DNA window shown above is from Synechococcus sp. CC9902 and carries:
- a CDS encoding BMC domain-containing protein — its product is MANETMGIALGMIETRGLVPAIEAADAMTKAAEVRLIGREFVGGGYVTVLVRGETGAVNAAVRAGADACERVGDGLVAAHIIARPHREVEPALGNGNFLGQKD